The Alkalihalophilus pseudofirmus nucleotide sequence CATTTCCTCATAAGCGAAAACAACTACTTCTATATCCATTAGACGCAGTCCGTGCACGATACGTTTCGCAGTAGTCGCATTTCCTCTGTTTTGTTTAAAGTAAGGAGTAAAAAACAACACTCTCACGATTGTCTCACCCACTGCTCTATATGTTCAGTAATCCACACTCTTTTTTGGTCATCCCGTTTTGTGAGCTTTAGAGAATCTAGTTTTTCTAAAAAAGGAACAAGATATTTTCGTGAAAGTTCAGTATGATCTTTTGCTTCCTGTAATGTAAAACTCTCACTCGAACGCTCCCATAATTCCTTTACCATCATTTTAAATGGCTCATAATGAACAACTAATTTTTCATCTAAACGGTAAATAAGCTCTTCTTGTTCAAAATAGTGAATAAGCTCCGGTCTTAAATTCTCAGGCAGCTGCTGCGCCTCTAGATGATCGATAAGAGGCGAAACTTTAAACCCTTCTTTCCGAAGAGCCCCTAACACATGCTCAACCCTTTTTTCCCATTTCTTTGGAGGGTGCGGGTGATGAGAGACAAGAGCAATGCTTGGACCAATGCGGCGGACTGAACCATTCTCAATTTCATTTTCAATTACAGATTCAAATAAAACGTTCGGGAATGCTGATTTATTTGCCTGAATCAATTCTGCTTTTGCCATCCCTTTTCTCATTGGATGGTCGTTATGATATGTCGTAAGATCTTGTATAACTGTTCTCACAGCAAGAGCTGACACTTCTTTTGAGGTGACAATTGAATTGCTCAAGGGTATAAATTCTTTTTCTTTAATTGCTGCTTCTACTATTTCTGCTTGTAATCCGGTATGTGAAATTATTTCGTCTATTGATAATGCTTTTCTTTCCGACAATAGGTTTATGATTAATTCTTCAGGCGTCCCTTCACGCTTTTTAGCTAGCATCTGAACAGTCGCCTGACCAAATTTATACGTCTGGCCATGCCCATCAATGACTTCTCCGCCGCCGATCGTCTCCATTGGAGTAGGACGTCTTAAAATAAATCGGTCTCCACGCCTTGTCACCACCGGTTCGTCTAAGCGCAGCTGGCAAAGGACTTCATCTCTCTCTGCTTGTAACTCATTGCGGTCAAAAAAGACGATTTTTCCATACACTTCTGATGTGCCAATATGTAATTTAATTGCCTGGCGCTGTTTGATCAAATGGTTCAGTTCATTAACTGTCTTTAAAGCAATATCAATCGTTTGTGTCGACTCATAACGGCCTGGTGCAGCGATCACATCCCCTCTTTTTAGCGAAGCTTTTTCAATGCCTCCTATATTAATTGCTACCCGCTGGCCGGCATGCCCCTCTTCTCTAGGCTGATGATGCACTTGAAGCTGTCTTGCTCGAACTAACTTACCCTGTGGCAGCACT carries:
- the selB gene encoding selenocysteine-specific translation elongation factor, with protein sequence MIIQRTYGEKEVACVKKHFTIGMAGHIDHGKTSLTKALTNVYTDRLKEEQERKISIELGYAPLTLNEDMEVSIIDVPGHERFIRQMIAGVAGIDMVMLVIAADEGVMPQTREHLDILTLLGIKRGVVVVTKITKVDSEMLELARMDIEDSIRGTFLDSQPVFLVDSIEEVGLEELKAGLIEQLSVLDVRNASGAFRLPIDQVFTVHGQGTVVRGTVYEGMIQEGDMVEVLPQGKLVRARQLQVHHQPREEGHAGQRVAINIGGIEKASLKRGDVIAAPGRYESTQTIDIALKTVNELNHLIKQRQAIKLHIGTSEVYGKIVFFDRNELQAERDEVLCQLRLDEPVVTRRGDRFILRRPTPMETIGGGEVIDGHGQTYKFGQATVQMLAKKREGTPEELIINLLSERKALSIDEIISHTGLQAEIVEAAIKEKEFIPLSNSIVTSKEVSALAVRTVIQDLTTYHNDHPMRKGMAKAELIQANKSAFPNVLFESVIENEIENGSVRRIGPSIALVSHHPHPPKKWEKRVEHVLGALRKEGFKVSPLIDHLEAQQLPENLRPELIHYFEQEELIYRLDEKLVVHYEPFKMMVKELWERSSESFTLQEAKDHTELSRKYLVPFLEKLDSLKLTKRDDQKRVWITEHIEQWVRQS